The sequence TTCGCATTATCGGTGTACTCGCTGCTGTTGGTCAGCATCTGCGCACCATCAAGGGCGAACGCGGATGCCAACAGGGGGCGGGCTAGGGTGCGGATCATAGGGTGCGGCTCCTTGGAAAGCTCAGTTCATCTTGCGGACTGTCGGTGCGCCGCAGTGCCCGAGGGGCAGTGACGGCGCGGGGGTATGCACACAACCTTAGCGAAAACCGGCCGCTACCAACCCCGGGAACGCCATTGTTCCACCTTGTCGGCTTCCTCCCCCACGGTCGTGCTATCGCCGTGGCCGGGGTGGATACGGGTGCCCGCGGGCAGGGAGAAGATGCGGCCCTCCACGTCGTCCAGGAGCTGGCAGAAGTCCTCCGTGGAGCTGGTCTTGCCCACCCCACCCGGGAAAACACTGTCCCCCACGAAAGCGCGGGGAGCATCCTCCGGCAGTTCCGCGATGACCGCCAGGCCGCCAGGGGTGTGTCCCCGCAGCTCCACGACGCGCAGGCCCAGTTCGCTAACGTTCCCCTTCAAGCGCAGGGCCTCCTGGGAGCCGTCGTCCTTGCCGTAGGTCTCGTCTGCTGGAACCGGCAGATCCGCAGCATCGAGGCGAGGGGCATGGTGGCGCGCCGATGTGGCGTCCACAATGTCCCGAAGGGCCCGGACATGATCGAAGTGCTGGTGGGTGGTGAGCACATCGGTGATCCGCACCTTTAGCGTGTCGGCAAGCGCCAAGAGGTGTTTTGCATCGTCGGCAGCATCGATGAGCAGCGCATCGCCGCCGGAGCACAGCAGGTAGCAGTTGTTGTCCATGGAGCCGACGGTGGTGACCGCAAGAGTGGTGGAATCCTCGACGATGACCTGGACATCGCGCGGATTTTCCAGGTGGCCAAACTCCGTGACGTTGGTGATATTCATGGTTACCTAACGTAGTGGCACTGGCTGGCAGCTCGGTGGGTGGTGAATGTGCGCATGGTGAGTAAGTTGAGGGAGGGGCCGCGACGGGCGGGGGATAGCCGATTGCGACTGTGCCGTACACTAGGTGCGGTAAAAATGTGAACCTGTGTTCGAGACCGGGGCCCAATGGTCACGGACCAGAGTCCCCCTGAAGGGGGTGAGTTCAGGAGTATGTAGTGGCTGACCAGCTAATTGTCCGGGGTGCCCGGGAGCACAACCTCAAGGGCGTGGACATCGACCTGCCCCGCGACAAAATGATCGTGTTCACGGGGCTGTCCGGGTCTGGCAAATCCTCCCTGGCCTTCGACACGATCTTCGCGGAGGGTCAGCGGCGCTACGTGGAATCGCTGAGCTCCTATGCGCGCATGTTCCTGGGCCGCCTGGACAAACCCGACGTGGACTTCATCGAGGGCCTCTCCCCGGCGGTATCCATCGATCAAAAGTCCACCAACCGCAACCCCCGGTCCACCGTGGGCACGGTCACCGAGATCTTTGACTACCTTCGCCTGCTCTATGCCCGTACCGGCACTCCGCACTGCCCCGTGTGCGGGGAGGTAATTCAACGCCAAACCCCCCAGGAGATCGTGGACCAGATTTTGGCCTACGAGTCCGGCACGAAGTTCCAGGTGCTCGCTCCCGTCGTGCGCACCCGCAAGGGAGAGTTCCAGGATCTCTTTGCCGAGCTGGCCGCCGGGGGTTACAGCCGCGTGCTCGTGGACGGGGAGATGCACCAGCTATCGCAGCCGCCGAAGCTGGAGAAGCAGATCAAACACGATATTGACGTCATCGTCGACCGCCTGCAGGTCAAGGAATCGCAGAAGCAGCGGCTCACGGACTCGGTGGAGACGGCCCTGCGGCTGGCCGACGGGCTCGTGGTGATCGACTTCGTGGCACAAAAAGAGCAGCGCCGTTTCTCCGAAAAGATGGCCTGCCCGAACGGCCACCCCGTAGTCATGGAGGAGATGGAGCCCCGGAGCTTCTCCTTCAACTCCCCCTATGGAGCCTGCCCCGAATGCGATGGTCTGGGTACCCGGCTGGAGGTGGACGAGAAACTCGTCGTGCCCGACGAGGACGCGCCCCTCGTCGGGGCCATTGCACCGTGGAGCTCCAGCCCGAACTCGAAATACTTCGACAAGTTGCTCACCGCCCTGGCCCGCGAGCTGGACGTGGACCCCAAGACCCCCTGGAAATCGCTGACCGCGAAGCAGCGTAAGGCCGTGCTGAACGGGCATCACGCCCAGATCAACGTGAGTTACAAGAACCGCTATGGCCGGGGGCGGCACTACTCTGCGCCGTTCGAGGGGGTCATGCCCTTCTTGAAGCGCAAGATGGATCAGACGGATTCGGATTGGTCCAAAGACCGCTACCGCAGCTACATGCGGGAGGTGCCCTGCCCCACCTGTCGCGGCACTCGACTAAAGCCCGGGGTGCTGGCGGTGACCATCGCCGCGAAGGGCAAGGAGCTATCCATCGCGGACGTGGCGAACCTCTCCATTTCCGAAGCCAGCGAGTTCCTCAGCAACCTCACCTTGGGCAAGCGGGAGGAGATGATTGCCGGGGCGGTGCTACGAGAGATCCAGGCGAGGCTCAAGTTCCTGCTGGACGTGGGCCTAAACTATCTGTCCATGTCCCGATCGGCCGGCACCCTGTCTGGTGGGGAGGCGCAGCGCATTCGATTGGCCACCCAGATTGGTTCCGGACTGGCAGGAGTGCTGTACGTCCTGGACGAGCCGTCAATTGGTTTGCACCAGCGGGACAACGAGAAACTGATCTCTACGCTCGCCCACCTGCGAGACCTGGGGAACACCCTCATCGTCGTCGAGCACGACGAGGACACCATTCGTACCGCCGACTGGCTGGTGGACATCGGCCCCAGGGCCGGTGAATACGGTGGGGAAGTGGTCTACCAGGGGCAACCGGGGGGCATCACCGACGTTCCCGAATCCCTGACCGGGGCTTACCTATCCGGTGAGCGCATCTTGGCCGTCCCGGAGAACCGCCGCCGCATCGACCGCACCCGCATGGTGACGGTGCTGGGTGCCCAAGAAAACAACCTGCGCAATGTGACAGTGAGCATGCCCCTGGGGGTCCTCACCTGCGTGACGGGCGTTTCCGGATCCGGCAAATCCTCCCTGGTCAACGGCATCCTGGCGAAGTCCCTGGCCAACGAACTCAACGGTGCGCGTCTCGTTCCCGGTCGGCACAAGCGGGTGACTGGCCTGGAACACTTGGACAAGCTGGTGCAGGTGGATCAGAGCCCAATTGGCCGCACGCCGCGGTCGAATCCGGCAACGTACACTGGAGTCTTCGACAAGATCCGCAAGCTGTTTGCGGAGACCACGGAAGCAAAGGTGCGTGGCTATGGGGCCGGGCGCTTCTCCTTCAACGTTAAGGGGGGCCGGTGCGAGGCGTGTTCGGGCGACGGGACACTGAAGATTGAGATGAACTTCTTGCCCGACGTGTACGTGCCCTGCGAGGTGTGCCACGGGGCCCGGTACAACCGGGAGACCTTGGAAATCCACTACAAGGGCAAGACCATTGCAGAGGTCCTGGATATGCCCATCACGGAGGCGGCGGAGTTCTTCGCGCCCGTGACGAGCATCTCCCGGTACCTAGACACCCTCGTGGACGTCGGCTTAGGCTACGTGCGGTTGGGGCAGTCCGCCACCACGTTGTCCGGCGGCGAAGCGCAGCGCGTGAAGCTGGCGGCGGAGTTGCAGAAGCGCTCCAACGGCCGGACCATCTACATCCTGGACGAACCCACCACGGGCCTGCACTTTGAGGACATTCGCAAGCTTATGTTGGTTATCCAGGGCCTGGTGGACAAGGGCAACACCGTCCTTGTCATCGAGCACAACCTGGATGTGATCAAGGCCGCGGACTGGATCGTGGACATGGGCCCGGAGGGCGGATCCGGTGGGGGGACCGTCGTGGCGGAGGGGACCCCGGAGCAAGTGGCGCAGGTGGAGAAGTCCCACACGGGCCACTACCTGCGAAAATTGCTGGGCTGACGCGAGTTGTCGGCCTGAGGCGGTTCGCCGGGCTGAGGCGGTTCGCCCAGCCTGGGCCGGCGCTCGCGGAAGGCGGCACCGCCCAGCAGCAGGAGGCCGCAGAGCATGAAGGCCACCATCTTGATGATCCCCGATAGCGCCGAGAGGTCGTAGAGGACGAGTTTGAGGGAAGCCATGACCGCAAGGAACACCCCCAACGAGGTCCGCCCTTGGTGTAGTACGCCCACCCCGAGGATGATCCACAGCACGGAGATGACGAC comes from Corynebacterium heidelbergense and encodes:
- a CDS encoding MBL fold metallo-hydrolase, which encodes MTNVTEFGHLENPRDVQVIVEDSTTLAVTTVGSMDNNCYLLCSGGDALLIDAADDAKHLLALADTLKVRITDVLTTHQHFDHVRALRDIVDATSARHHAPRLDAADLPVPADETYGKDDGSQEALRLKGNVSELGLRVVELRGHTPGGLAVIAELPEDAPRAFVGDSVFPGGVGKTSSTEDFCQLLDDVEGRIFSLPAGTRIHPGHGDSTTVGEEADKVEQWRSRGW
- the uvrA gene encoding excinuclease ABC subunit UvrA codes for the protein MADQLIVRGAREHNLKGVDIDLPRDKMIVFTGLSGSGKSSLAFDTIFAEGQRRYVESLSSYARMFLGRLDKPDVDFIEGLSPAVSIDQKSTNRNPRSTVGTVTEIFDYLRLLYARTGTPHCPVCGEVIQRQTPQEIVDQILAYESGTKFQVLAPVVRTRKGEFQDLFAELAAGGYSRVLVDGEMHQLSQPPKLEKQIKHDIDVIVDRLQVKESQKQRLTDSVETALRLADGLVVIDFVAQKEQRRFSEKMACPNGHPVVMEEMEPRSFSFNSPYGACPECDGLGTRLEVDEKLVVPDEDAPLVGAIAPWSSSPNSKYFDKLLTALARELDVDPKTPWKSLTAKQRKAVLNGHHAQINVSYKNRYGRGRHYSAPFEGVMPFLKRKMDQTDSDWSKDRYRSYMREVPCPTCRGTRLKPGVLAVTIAAKGKELSIADVANLSISEASEFLSNLTLGKREEMIAGAVLREIQARLKFLLDVGLNYLSMSRSAGTLSGGEAQRIRLATQIGSGLAGVLYVLDEPSIGLHQRDNEKLISTLAHLRDLGNTLIVVEHDEDTIRTADWLVDIGPRAGEYGGEVVYQGQPGGITDVPESLTGAYLSGERILAVPENRRRIDRTRMVTVLGAQENNLRNVTVSMPLGVLTCVTGVSGSGKSSLVNGILAKSLANELNGARLVPGRHKRVTGLEHLDKLVQVDQSPIGRTPRSNPATYTGVFDKIRKLFAETTEAKVRGYGAGRFSFNVKGGRCEACSGDGTLKIEMNFLPDVYVPCEVCHGARYNRETLEIHYKGKTIAEVLDMPITEAAEFFAPVTSISRYLDTLVDVGLGYVRLGQSATTLSGGEAQRVKLAAELQKRSNGRTIYILDEPTTGLHFEDIRKLMLVIQGLVDKGNTVLVIEHNLDVIKAADWIVDMGPEGGSGGGTVVAEGTPEQVAQVEKSHTGHYLRKLLG